From Candidatus Acididesulfobacter guangdongensis:
TATTATTGAGCGATATTCATTTAATGGCAAATTTAATGCGGATATTATGGTAATTGAAACAGACGAGAAGGTTTTTCCATATATTATTTCAAAAATAAATCCGGATCTTGTAGTAATTACTAATTTTTATAGAGACCAGTTAGACAGATACGGAGAAGTAAATACTACAATGCTCAGTATTAAAAAATCAATACAGTCTTTAAAAACTTATCCTGTTTTAATTTTGCCTTCCAATGAACCTCTCGCGTCTTTTGTGGGATTTAATACTAAAAATAAAAAGTTTTATTTTAACGTTAAATCAGAGAAAAAAGAATTTAATAATGATTACAACAACAATAATAATGACAATAACAACGGTAAAAGCAATAATGACAAATTAAATACATTAAATGCTTTAGGTAGCGATTTAGATGACCATAACTTATGTAAACGCGAAAAAGAAAATAGCAATATCGCTTTAACCGATGCAATCTCCTGCCCTCAATGCGGAAATATATTGTCCGCTTATTTTAACGTTCATTATACTATGATAAATTATTGCTGTAATTATTGCGGATATAAAAACGCTGCTGCTGATGTAGAGGCAGAATCGTCCGGCGATGATTATATAACTTTTAATTTTAAAAATATGGAAGAATTTAATTCTAAGGTAAAAAGCAAAGGATTCTATTTTAAGCCTTCAATACAGGGTTATTATAACATATTAAACTATATGGCAGCCTTTCTGGTGCTAAAATTTTATTGCATAGACGACGAGATAATAAAAAAAACATTTGAAAATTATTCCACAAAATTTGGCAGGTCTTTTAAGAAAATAGTTCAAGGAATAGAGTGCAGCATAGATTTAGTAAAAAATCCATCAGGATTCAACAATGTATTAGAAAAGATATTTGAAAAAGATGATTGCATTAATGCTTTATTTGCTTTTTCCGACAGAGATGCGGACGGCAGGGATATTTCATGGATTTGGGACGTAAATTTTGAAAAATATATTAATAAATTTAATAATATTGCAATTACGGGGCTTAGACCGTACGATATGGCTATAAGGCTTAAAACTGCCGGAATAGATATAAAGAAAATAAAAGTAAATCATAATGTTAAAAAAGCGTTTAACGGAATTATAAATGACAGATATAATTACGGCAATGCCGTAGACGGCAGCTA
This genomic window contains:
- a CDS encoding DUF1727 domain-containing protein, with amino-acid sequence MYLNIKNKIEIILYKFFKLILVAVFKRNGDVLPIYLLKKLDKNLIDNFARDINAINIPVIFVTGTNGKTTTANLIASGLNKAGMKVCSNINGANMTNGIFGSIIERYSFNGKFNADIMVIETDEKVFPYIISKINPDLVVITNFYRDQLDRYGEVNTTMLSIKKSIQSLKTYPVLILPSNEPLASFVGFNTKNKKFYFNVKSEKKEFNNDYNNNNNDNNNGKSNNDKLNTLNALGSDLDDHNLCKREKENSNIALTDAISCPQCGNILSAYFNVHYTMINYCCNYCGYKNAAADVEAESSGDDYITFNFKNMEEFNSKVKSKGFYFKPSIQGYYNILNYMAAFLVLKFYCIDDEIIKKTFENYSTKFGRSFKKIVQGIECSIDLVKNPSGFNNVLEKIFEKDDCINALFAFSDRDADGRDISWIWDVNFEKYINKFNNIAITGLRPYDMAIRLKTAGIDIKKIKVNHNVKKAFNGIINDRYNYGNAVDGSYNCCNYSNNKKKLNKLYIFSTYTELSNLEKIIV